Proteins from a single region of Funiculus sociatus GB2-C1:
- a CDS encoding Tat pathway signal protein has product MTLNRRKFTRIALIGGASFAASSGIFFPKPSEAFILGFLLRGLTARGVFGSLVRFGAGRVIKGALSGAFGPSEEELLQIQLADKDFIERRFTQDKTQMAQAETTIFWGQQKQDKWGTNVGFGFVQEYQGEISTAKISGPTMTGIHVASQFLAKQGLSPSEVAGSLMPVRSQFDDWGTWEGDNDPSIGASYGVGFTNYRTLLGEVTSRYDLIQPGRGGRGEVQLIVEAGGQPRRDIIVQVKFA; this is encoded by the coding sequence ATGACGCTTAACCGACGCAAGTTTACTCGCATTGCACTTATAGGCGGGGCTTCTTTTGCAGCTAGTTCTGGTATTTTTTTCCCAAAACCATCTGAAGCATTTATCTTAGGCTTTCTGCTTAGGGGATTAACAGCTCGTGGAGTTTTTGGTAGTCTGGTACGCTTTGGTGCTGGTAGAGTAATTAAAGGTGCATTATCCGGCGCATTTGGCCCTTCAGAAGAAGAACTTCTACAGATCCAACTAGCTGACAAAGATTTTATCGAACGCCGATTTACTCAAGATAAAACCCAGATGGCACAAGCTGAAACTACTATTTTCTGGGGTCAGCAAAAGCAAGATAAGTGGGGAACAAATGTCGGGTTTGGCTTTGTTCAGGAATATCAGGGTGAAATCAGCACCGCTAAAATTTCCGGCCCTACGATGACAGGAATTCACGTTGCTTCTCAATTTCTAGCGAAACAAGGACTTTCACCTAGTGAGGTAGCAGGATCGCTTATGCCAGTGCGATCGCAGTTTGATGATTGGGGAACGTGGGAAGGAGACAACGATCCATCTATAGGTGCAAGTTATGGTGTGGGTTTCACAAACTACCGCACACTTTTGGGCGAAGTTACTTCTCGCTATGACCTCATCCAACCCGGTCGTGGCGGGCGTGGTGAAGTTCAGCTTATAGTTGAAGCTGGTGGTCAACCCCGCCGCGACATCATCGTTCAAGTTAAGTTTGCTTGA